A genome region from Glycine max cultivar Williams 82 chromosome 5, Glycine_max_v4.0, whole genome shotgun sequence includes the following:
- the LOC102662292 gene encoding uncharacterized protein → MDLRGGCCIARYVPGASHVSTVDKIMLRFRPIAPKPAAGATASDGSSSETSDAFLRNGNTKRKYVRDSNYTSKRRICRRKNSNSSPEQKQKQTTPAVTLPLLPETPDRKDFPAKDLTPSPVRNNNNNNSSNKSKKLNIINKNVPVWVSFANRSLTMMGGWCSCVTVESLTDTWVEGEWLGSTDEERRVNLSKDTCPGFISDGYGRVTGTNEAYEKMMEGDEGQGPVLLVNKVNTVVPHASFTCLVRVVQYACGRERSSLTVPCDVWRMDSGGFAWRLDVETALSLRLGY, encoded by the coding sequence ATGGATTTAAGAGGAGGCTGTTGCATCGCCAGGTATGTACCCGGTGCATCCCACGTGTCCACCGTCGACAAAATAATGCTTAGGTTTCGTCCAATCGCTCCCAAACCCGCCGCCGGAGCCACCGCTTCCGACGGATCTTCGTCTGAAACCAGCGACGCTTTTCTCAGAAACGGAAACACGAAGAGAAAGTACGTAAGAGATAGCAACTACACCAGCAAACGTAGAATCTGCCGGAGAAAGAACTCTAATTCCTCACCggagcagaagcagaagcaAACGACGCCGGCTGTGACTCTTCCTTTGCTTCCAGAAACTCCCGATCGGAAGGATTTTCCGGCAAAGGATCTAACTCCATCACCAGTgcgaaacaacaacaacaacaacagcagcaacaagaGCAAGAAGTTGAATATTATTAACAAGAACGTGCCGGTGTGGGTGAGTTTTGCGAATCGAAGCCTTACGATGATGGGAGGGTGGTGTTCGTGTGTGACGGTGGAGAGCTTGACGGACACGTGGGTGGAGGGCGAGTGGCTGGGGAGTACGGACGAGGAACGCAGAGTGAATCTGAGCAAGGACACGTGTCCGGGGTTCATATCAGACGGTTACGGGAGGGTGACGGGGACGAATGAAGCATACGAGAAGATGATGGAGGGTGATGAGGGACAGGGACCAGTGTTGCTGGTGAATAAGGTGAACACAGTGGTTCCGCACGCGTCGTTCACGTGCTTGGTGAGGGTGGTGCAATACGCGTGTGGGAGGGAGAGAAGCTCTCTCACGGTGCCCTGCGACGTGTGGAGAATGGACTCTGGTGGGTTTGCATGGAGATTAGACGTTGAAACTGCGCTTAGCTTGAGACTGGGTTACTAA